A stretch of Pseudomonas taetrolens DNA encodes these proteins:
- a CDS encoding DUF3087 domain-containing protein — protein sequence MFELKPMDPQLYRQQTRRSTLYIALTFAVLSLLVSGLAVMLWGEPEGDNFRLNLGGVIVALGLTVAWVRYYAWSQPWMAPAVYGWQLKRSLMKVTNVMHHVTAGVMAGDVSAMKLLRFYHLGITQMYQLDANSSALSQMVREIDVHKARLEALGIETGQTRLDPAWLEAVKAFSPLK from the coding sequence ATGTTTGAATTAAAACCGATGGATCCGCAGCTGTATCGCCAACAGACCCGACGCAGCACGCTTTATATCGCGCTGACCTTTGCGGTGTTGTCGCTGCTGGTCTCCGGGCTGGCGGTCATGCTGTGGGGGGAGCCGGAGGGGGACAATTTTCGTTTGAACCTGGGCGGGGTCATTGTGGCCCTGGGCCTGACGGTCGCCTGGGTGCGCTATTACGCCTGGTCGCAGCCGTGGATGGCACCGGCGGTCTACGGCTGGCAGCTCAAGCGCAGCCTGATGAAAGTGACGAATGTCATGCACCACGTCACGGCGGGCGTCATGGCCGGCGATGTGAGTGCAATGAAGTTGTTGCGCTTTTATCACCTGGGCATCACCCAGATGTACCAGCTGGATGCCAACTCCAGTGCGCTGAGCCAGATGGTGCGCGAAATTGATGTGCACAAGGCTCGCCTTGAAGCGCTCGGCATCGAGACCGGACAGACACGGCTGGACCCTGCCTGGCTTGAGGCGGTGAAGGCGTTTTCGCCTTTGAAGTGA
- the ppnN gene encoding nucleotide 5'-monophosphate nucleosidase PpnN → MVQRHVINASVSPKGSLETLSQREVQQLSEVGSGSSYTLFRQCVLAILNTGAHVDNAKTILEAYQDFEVRIHQQDRGVRLELLNAPADAFVDGEMIASTREMLFSALRDIVYTQSGLDSPRIDLSNSQGITDYVFHLLRNARTLRPGVEPKIVVCWGGHSISTEEYKYTKKVGHELGLRSLDICTGCGPGVMKGPMKGATISHAKQRLVGGRYLGLTEPGIIAAEAPNPIVNELVILPDIEKRLEAFVRVGHGVIIFPGGAGTAEEFLYLLGILMHPDNSEVPFPVVLTGPKDSAPYLQQLHEFVGATLGEAAQQHYQIIIDNPAEVARQMTAGLKAVKQFRRERNDAFHFNWLLKIDEGFQRPFDPTHANMAALQLRRDLPPHELAINLRQAFSGIVSGNVKEKGIHMIEQFGPYEIHGDAAVMGPLDKLLQAFVEQHRMKLPGGAAYVPCYRVIS, encoded by the coding sequence ATGGTCCAAAGACACGTCATCAACGCTTCGGTCAGCCCAAAAGGCAGCCTGGAGACGCTTTCACAACGTGAAGTCCAACAACTCAGCGAAGTGGGCTCAGGCTCCAGCTACACACTGTTTCGCCAATGCGTACTGGCTATTCTCAATACCGGCGCTCACGTCGATAACGCAAAAACCATTCTTGAGGCATACCAGGACTTCGAGGTCCGCATCCATCAGCAAGACCGTGGCGTACGTCTCGAGTTGCTGAATGCTCCCGCTGACGCGTTTGTAGACGGCGAAATGATCGCCAGTACCCGGGAGATGCTGTTCAGCGCCCTGCGCGACATTGTCTACACCCAAAGCGGCCTCGACAGCCCGCGCATTGACCTGAGCAACTCGCAAGGCATCACCGACTACGTGTTCCATCTGTTACGCAACGCGCGCACGCTGCGTCCGGGCGTCGAGCCCAAGATTGTCGTGTGCTGGGGCGGTCACTCGATCAGCACCGAAGAGTACAAGTACACCAAGAAAGTTGGCCACGAACTGGGCCTGCGCAGTCTGGATATCTGCACCGGTTGCGGCCCCGGCGTGATGAAGGGGCCCATGAAAGGCGCGACCATTTCCCATGCCAAACAGCGTCTGGTCGGTGGACGCTATCTGGGGCTTACCGAGCCGGGCATCATCGCCGCCGAAGCGCCAAACCCCATCGTCAACGAGCTGGTGATCCTGCCGGACATCGAGAAACGTCTAGAAGCATTTGTCCGGGTTGGCCACGGCGTGATCATTTTCCCGGGCGGTGCCGGGACAGCCGAAGAGTTTCTGTACCTGCTCGGCATCCTGATGCACCCCGACAACAGTGAAGTACCGTTCCCGGTGGTGTTGACCGGGCCAAAGGATTCCGCACCCTATCTCCAGCAACTGCATGAATTTGTGGGGGCCACGCTGGGTGAAGCGGCACAGCAGCATTACCAGATCATCATCGACAATCCGGCCGAGGTGGCCCGCCAGATGACGGCAGGCCTCAAGGCGGTGAAGCAGTTCCGCCGCGAACGCAATGACGCGTTTCACTTCAACTGGCTGTTGAAAATCGATGAAGGTTTTCAGCGTCCGTTCGACCCGACGCACGCCAACATGGCGGCGCTGCAACTGCGTCGCGACCTGCCCCCGCATGAGCTGGCAATCAATCTGCGCCAGGCCTTCTCCGGGATCGTGTCAGGGAACGTGAAAGAGAAAGGCATTCATATGATCGAGCAGTTCGGGCCTTATGAAATTCATGGCGACGCTGCCGTGATGGGGCCTCTGGACAAACTGCTGCAAGCGTTTGTCGAACAGCACCGCATGAAACTCCCTGGCGGCGCTGCGTATGTGCCGTGTTATCGGGTGATCAGCTAA
- a CDS encoding YbjQ family protein → MIITTTHSIEGRQITEYLGVVSAESVHGINVVRDFFTGVRDFFGGRSQTLERALKEARTEVTDEIRARAGNADAIVGLDFEISMPSGRGGMLVVFATGTAVRLS, encoded by the coding sequence ATGATTATTACCACGACACACAGCATTGAAGGCCGTCAGATTACCGAGTATCTGGGGGTTGTCAGTGCGGAATCGGTGCACGGCATCAACGTCGTGCGGGACTTTTTTACCGGTGTGCGCGATTTTTTTGGCGGTCGCTCTCAGACGCTGGAGCGGGCACTCAAGGAAGCGCGGACGGAAGTCACCGATGAGATACGCGCCAGGGCAGGCAATGCCGACGCCATTGTGGGACTGGATTTTGAAATCAGCATGCCGTCCGGCCGGGGTGGCATGCTGGTGGTGTTTGCCACAGGGACTGCGGTGCGACTGAGCTAG
- a CDS encoding DUF1269 domain-containing protein, protein MSDLIVVGFSDTEKADRALTKMVSLSKEHLVELEDAVIVVRNEQGKIHIKQSVNLTALGATSGLVTGGLWGALVGLLFLNPLAGFAIGGALGAGTGALSGSLSDYGIDDDFIKSLSETIPNNSSALFVLLRKFQPEKVLQELEASNFKGKVLRTSLSPEQEQKLQDALSKNTAEAPAATTI, encoded by the coding sequence ATGTCCGATTTAATCGTAGTGGGATTTTCAGACACGGAAAAAGCAGATCGCGCCCTCACCAAAATGGTTTCGCTCAGCAAGGAGCATCTGGTAGAGCTGGAAGATGCGGTCATTGTGGTGCGCAATGAACAGGGCAAGATCCATATCAAGCAAAGCGTTAACCTGACTGCCCTGGGGGCGACTTCAGGCCTGGTTACCGGCGGACTTTGGGGGGCGCTGGTAGGTTTGCTGTTCCTCAATCCTTTGGCCGGTTTTGCCATCGGCGGTGCCCTGGGCGCCGGCACCGGCGCACTGTCTGGCTCATTGAGCGATTACGGCATTGATGACGATTTCATCAAGTCACTGAGTGAAACCATCCCGAACAACTCATCGGCCCTGTTTGTGCTGCTGCGCAAGTTCCAGCCGGAAAAAGTCTTGCAGGAGCTGGAAGCATCGAACTTCAAGGGCAAGGTTTTACGGACCTCCCTGTCACCCGAGCAAGAACAGAAACTGCAGGATGCATTGTCCAAAAATACCGCAGAGGCACCTGCCGCTACCACGATCTGA
- the csrA gene encoding carbon storage regulator CsrA: MLILTRKVGESINIGDDITITILGVSGQQVRIGINAPKDVAVHREETYQRIQAGLNAPDKADNT, encoded by the coding sequence ATGCTGATACTCACCCGCAAAGTTGGTGAAAGCATAAACATAGGTGACGATATTACGATCACAATTTTAGGTGTGAGCGGCCAACAGGTCCGAATCGGCATCAACGCGCCGAAAGATGTTGCCGTACACCGCGAAGAAACCTACCAGCGTATCCAGGCCGGCCTGAATGCACCGGATAAAGCGGATAACACCTAA